A region of Hydrogenimonas cancrithermarum DNA encodes the following proteins:
- a CDS encoding UDP-2,3-diacylglucosamine diphosphatase, with the protein MRSGKRGFGAEVRLKEGAWFIADAHYAHYNPALYRFLSSIEASDLPPQMILMGDIFDLLFADAPNSIEPNLKMVDLLKRISESCEVIYLEGNHDFGLEKLFGETMRVVKRADQPLMASFGPQRVALHHGDLLQGVMYEIYTALIRNPSIDRLLNRIDTLKAGAIIGWLENYNRKKEPCYRIEGFETRMRQRLDLLMKRYDFDIWVEGHYHQDMGFEHRGRRYRNLPAFACDQSWVVVKSSPNGIDFEEKKVRNVV; encoded by the coding sequence GTGAGGAGTGGGAAGCGGGGCTTTGGTGCTGAGGTGAGGCTGAAGGAGGGGGCATGGTTCATTGCCGATGCCCACTACGCCCACTACAACCCGGCGCTCTACAGGTTTCTCTCCTCGATCGAAGCTTCCGACCTTCCGCCTCAGATGATTCTCATGGGTGATATTTTCGACCTTTTGTTCGCGGATGCACCCAATTCGATTGAACCAAATCTGAAAATGGTCGATCTTTTAAAACGTATAAGCGAATCGTGCGAAGTGATCTACCTGGAGGGGAATCACGATTTCGGTCTCGAGAAACTGTTCGGTGAGACCATGCGTGTGGTCAAACGCGCCGACCAGCCGCTCATGGCCTCTTTTGGGCCGCAGAGGGTCGCGCTTCATCACGGAGACCTGCTTCAGGGGGTCATGTATGAGATCTATACCGCACTGATTCGCAACCCGTCGATCGATCGATTGCTCAACCGGATCGATACGCTCAAAGCGGGTGCCATAATCGGATGGCTTGAAAATTACAACCGGAAAAAAGAGCCCTGTTACCGCATCGAAGGGTTCGAGACGCGGATGCGGCAGCGGCTCGATCTGTTGATGAAACGGTACGACTTCGATATTTGGGTCGAGGGGCACTATCATCAGGACATGGGATTCGAACATCGGGGCAGGCGATACCGCAATCTGCCCGCTTTCGCCTGTGATCAAAGTTGGGTTGTTGTAAAATCTTCTCCAAATGGCATCGATTTTGAAGAAAAAAAGGTTAGAAATGTCGTCTAA
- a CDS encoding chemotaxis protein CheV, with amino-acid sequence MSSKSDVLQVGTNELELVDFRIFKEENGKVYEGIYGINVSKVREIIKYPKLTELPGVPDFIEGIFDLRGVVIPVVDLAKWMGIKTPENKELHPRVIIAEFNNILIGFVVHEAKRIRRISWSAIEPASFSSGQGVLDKSKITGVTRIENDEVLLILDLESVVEDLGFYQPDVDTDISIDKFNGMAMVLDDSLTARKIVKEALQKMGFAVVEAKDGMEALEKLEDLYAHYGHQLPEHLKIIVSDVEMPRMDGFHFAAKAKDDPRFSDIPIVFNSSISDHFSEERGKEAGGEGYMVKFDANVFYAEIAKIVRAHIKQAS; translated from the coding sequence ATGTCGTCTAAAAGTGATGTACTGCAGGTCGGGACCAACGAACTGGAACTTGTCGATTTCCGTATTTTCAAAGAGGAAAACGGCAAGGTCTATGAAGGGATATACGGCATCAACGTCTCGAAAGTCAGGGAGATTATCAAATATCCGAAACTGACGGAGTTGCCGGGTGTTCCCGATTTCATCGAAGGGATTTTCGACCTTCGTGGGGTCGTGATTCCAGTGGTCGATCTCGCGAAATGGATGGGAATCAAAACACCGGAAAACAAAGAGCTCCATCCGCGTGTCATCATCGCCGAATTCAACAATATCCTCATAGGGTTCGTAGTGCATGAAGCCAAACGGATACGGCGTATCAGCTGGAGCGCTATCGAACCCGCCTCTTTCTCCTCGGGGCAGGGGGTCTTGGACAAGAGCAAGATCACGGGTGTGACACGCATCGAAAACGATGAAGTGCTGCTGATTCTCGATCTCGAAAGTGTCGTCGAAGACCTCGGTTTCTATCAGCCGGATGTCGATACCGATATCTCTATCGACAAATTCAATGGTATGGCGATGGTTCTCGACGACAGCCTCACAGCTCGGAAGATCGTCAAAGAGGCGCTTCAGAAGATGGGTTTCGCCGTCGTCGAAGCCAAGGACGGAATGGAGGCCCTCGAAAAGCTGGAGGACCTCTACGCCCATTACGGCCACCAGCTTCCAGAACACCTCAAAATTATCGTTTCGGATGTCGAGATGCCGAGAATGGACGGTTTCCATTTCGCGGCCAAGGCGAAGGACGACCCGCGGTTTTCCGATATACCCATCGTATTCAACTCCTCCATCAGCGACCATTTCAGTGAAGAGCGCGGCAAAGAGGCGGGTGGCGAAGGGTATATGGTGAAATTCGACGCCAACGTCTTTTACGCCGAAATCGCCAAAATCGTTCGTGCTCATATCAAGCAGGCATCATAA
- a CDS encoding hybrid sensor histidine kinase/response regulator: MDEFQEILEDFLVEAFEMIEQLDNDLIELENSPEDLDLLNRIFRVAHTIKGSSSFLNFDVLTHLTHHMEDVLNKARRGELLITPEVMDVVLESTDKMKGLLEHIKETGSDEGALDVGPTVARLEAALKGEPIEEMAAAETKSEPEPEPAAEEKELSEMSDEEIDAEIERLLQERQEEDRKRREEKKKAEAAAETPGESGEKDLSEMSEAEIEAEIERLLKERQEEDRRKREAKKAKKESVEAKEAKPAEREAPAKASAPRPVEPKQKPEAKTAVPKERKATVEQTIRVDVKRLDDLMNLIGELVLGKNRLLKIYDDVEERYEGEQFLEELNQVVSSISLVTTDLQIAVMKTRMLPIGKVFNKFPRMVRDLSRELHKEIELVISGEETELDKSIVEEIGDPLVHIIRNSCDHGIEPPEERVAKGKPPKGTVQLKAYNEGNHIIIEIVDDGKGLDAEMLKMKAVEKGLISEKEADQMSDKEAFMLIFRPGFSTAAKVTNVSGRGVGMDVVKSNIEKLNGIIEIDSEKGKGTTLKLKIPLTLAIIQSLLVSVQDEYYAVPLASVLETVRITPDEIQTVEGRSVLRLRDEVLSLVHLADIFDVERVFSMGEHAYVVIIGLAESKIGLIVDSLVGQEEIVIKSLGEYLKGIEGIAGATIRGDGRVTLIVDVGVLMDMAKHVKSSIKNLESQVLVKEKNSPSDYNILIVDDSKTDRTIMRKALEPLGVTIAEATNGVEALNMMKDGSKMFDAALVDIEMPRMDGYTLASEIRKFNKFKNIPLIAVTSRTSRSDRLRGVEVGMTEYITKPYTPDYLMNVVARNINLNVEQVS, encoded by the coding sequence ATGGATGAATTTCAAGAGATATTAGAGGATTTTCTGGTCGAAGCGTTCGAAATGATCGAACAACTCGACAACGACTTGATCGAACTCGAAAACAGTCCGGAGGATCTCGACCTGCTTAACCGGATCTTCCGCGTAGCGCACACGATCAAAGGGTCGAGTTCGTTTCTCAACTTCGATGTATTGACCCATCTGACCCACCATATGGAAGATGTACTCAACAAGGCGCGCCGTGGTGAACTGCTCATTACACCGGAAGTGATGGACGTGGTGCTGGAGTCGACGGACAAGATGAAGGGGCTTCTCGAGCATATCAAAGAGACCGGCAGCGACGAGGGTGCCCTTGACGTCGGGCCCACTGTGGCGAGGCTCGAGGCGGCACTCAAAGGCGAGCCGATAGAGGAGATGGCGGCTGCCGAAACGAAGTCCGAACCCGAACCTGAGCCTGCAGCCGAAGAGAAGGAGCTCTCCGAGATGAGCGACGAAGAGATCGATGCGGAGATCGAACGACTTTTGCAGGAGCGCCAGGAGGAGGACCGGAAAAGGCGGGAAGAGAAGAAAAAAGCCGAAGCGGCGGCGGAAACTCCCGGGGAGAGTGGTGAAAAAGATCTCTCCGAGATGAGCGAAGCGGAGATCGAAGCGGAGATCGAACGACTCCTGAAGGAGCGCCAGGAGGAGGACCGAAGAAAACGGGAGGCGAAGAAGGCGAAAAAAGAGAGTGTGGAGGCCAAAGAAGCCAAGCCGGCCGAACGCGAAGCGCCTGCCAAAGCTTCCGCGCCGAGGCCTGTAGAACCCAAACAGAAACCGGAAGCCAAAACGGCTGTGCCGAAGGAACGCAAAGCGACAGTGGAGCAGACGATACGCGTCGATGTGAAGAGGCTCGACGATCTGATGAACCTCATCGGCGAATTGGTGCTTGGGAAAAACCGGCTTCTGAAAATCTACGACGATGTCGAAGAGCGCTATGAAGGGGAGCAGTTCCTGGAGGAGCTCAATCAGGTGGTCTCTTCCATTTCGCTTGTCACGACCGACCTTCAGATCGCGGTCATGAAAACACGAATGCTTCCGATCGGAAAGGTCTTCAACAAATTCCCCCGTATGGTACGTGACCTCTCCCGGGAGCTTCACAAAGAGATCGAACTGGTGATCAGCGGCGAGGAGACGGAGCTCGACAAATCGATTGTCGAAGAGATCGGCGACCCGCTTGTGCATATCATTCGAAATTCGTGCGACCACGGCATCGAACCGCCGGAAGAGCGTGTCGCGAAGGGTAAGCCGCCGAAAGGGACGGTTCAGCTCAAAGCCTACAACGAAGGAAATCATATCATTATCGAGATTGTCGATGACGGAAAAGGCCTCGATGCGGAGATGCTGAAGATGAAGGCGGTCGAAAAGGGGCTCATCAGCGAGAAGGAAGCGGATCAGATGAGTGACAAAGAGGCTTTCATGCTCATCTTCAGGCCGGGTTTCTCTACGGCTGCCAAGGTAACCAATGTCTCCGGGCGGGGTGTTGGAATGGATGTCGTCAAATCCAACATCGAAAAGCTCAACGGCATCATCGAGATCGATTCCGAAAAAGGCAAAGGAACGACGCTCAAACTCAAAATCCCTCTGACGCTCGCCATCATTCAGTCCCTTTTGGTCAGTGTGCAGGACGAGTACTATGCGGTACCCCTCGCTTCGGTACTCGAGACGGTGCGCATTACGCCCGACGAGATTCAGACAGTCGAGGGGCGCAGTGTACTTCGTTTGCGCGACGAAGTTCTTTCACTGGTACATCTGGCCGACATTTTCGATGTCGAGCGTGTCTTCAGCATGGGAGAACACGCCTATGTCGTCATTATCGGCCTTGCCGAGTCGAAAATCGGCCTGATCGTCGATTCGCTTGTCGGGCAGGAGGAGATCGTCATCAAATCGCTGGGCGAGTATCTCAAAGGGATCGAAGGGATTGCCGGTGCGACGATCAGGGGAGACGGTCGGGTGACACTGATCGTCGATGTCGGGGTTTTGATGGATATGGCCAAGCATGTCAAAAGCAGCATAAAAAATCTCGAAAGTCAGGTGCTCGTCAAGGAGAAGAACTCGCCGTCGGATTACAATATCCTGATCGTCGACGACAGCAAGACCGACCGGACCATCATGCGCAAAGCACTCGAGCCGTTGGGTGTGACGATTGCCGAAGCGACCAATGGTGTGGAGGCACTCAATATGATGAAAGATGGAAGCAAGATGTTCGATGCGGCGCTGGTGGATATCGAGATGCCGAGAATGGACGGCTATACATTGGCGAGTGAAATCAGGAAATTCAACAAATTCAAAAATATTCCGCTGATCGCCGTGACGAGCCGTACCAGCCGAAGCGACCGGCTGCGTGGCGTGGAAGTGGGGATGACCGAATATATCACCAAACCCTACACGCCCGATTATCTGATGAACGTCGTCGCCAGGAATATCAACCTCAATGTGGAGCAGGTATCATGA
- a CDS encoding chemotaxis protein CheW, translating to MSTQLEKVLKKQQQQQKAPVEGEIENVIQLVGFMVGDEEFAVPILSIQEIIKPIEYTRVPKTPEYVLGVFNLRGSVLPLIDLRMKFGLSRSKENEDTRYMVIKHNDEIAGFVIDRLTQATRIKESAIDPAPETIHDDQNLIYGVGKKEDSLISILNVEALLKRDF from the coding sequence ATGAGCACGCAACTCGAAAAGGTTCTGAAGAAACAGCAGCAACAGCAGAAGGCTCCGGTAGAGGGTGAGATCGAAAACGTGATTCAGCTGGTCGGTTTCATGGTCGGGGACGAAGAGTTCGCCGTGCCGATATTGAGTATTCAGGAGATCATCAAACCGATCGAATATACGCGTGTCCCCAAAACGCCGGAGTATGTCCTGGGTGTTTTCAATCTTCGCGGAAGTGTTTTGCCGCTCATCGATCTTCGGATGAAGTTCGGCCTTTCACGATCCAAGGAGAACGAGGATACCCGCTATATGGTCATCAAACACAACGATGAGATCGCCGGTTTCGTAATCGACAGGCTGACGCAGGCGACGCGCATCAAAGAGAGTGCGATCGACCCGGCACCCGAAACGATTCACGACGACCAGAACCTCATTTACGGGGTTGGAAAAAAGGAGGATTCATTGATCTCCATCCTCAATGTCGAGGCGTTGTTGAAGCGGGATTTTTAG
- a CDS encoding methylenetetrahydrofolate reductase: MFEQLINKLQDPKQTYITLETTPKHDADFIPVIDTIEKLGIAEKVDGFSTTDNPLAKLKFNAIIAAMLLQQRFDKPVLATMSMRDRNKIALQSDLLGANGIDVRAILALTGDPAKISDQPAAKGVFESDSTMLLDIIKCFNAGIDYAGREFGIKPRPVYPFAVSNAFAKNPKTLLKKFTKKLEHGALGIITQPVFDTQNALELLEHFEEAKKMSGNRKGTLILGIFPITRLRTAQFLASHVPGIHVPKNWIDTLYDAHAKGEKEEEKRGLALSRELFEAIKSIHPKIHMMTANRFSLAKELLTP; this comes from the coding sequence ATGTTCGAACAGCTCATCAACAAACTTCAAGACCCGAAACAAACCTACATTACGCTCGAGACCACGCCCAAGCACGACGCAGACTTCATCCCGGTCATCGATACGATCGAAAAACTCGGCATCGCCGAAAAGGTGGACGGTTTCAGCACAACCGACAATCCCCTGGCGAAACTCAAATTCAACGCCATCATCGCCGCGATGCTGCTGCAACAGCGTTTCGACAAGCCGGTTCTCGCGACGATGAGCATGCGCGACCGTAACAAGATCGCCCTGCAGTCTGATCTGCTCGGCGCCAACGGGATCGACGTACGTGCCATCCTGGCACTCACGGGCGACCCGGCGAAAATCAGCGACCAGCCGGCAGCCAAAGGGGTGTTCGAGAGCGACAGCACAATGCTTCTCGATATCATCAAATGTTTCAATGCCGGCATCGACTATGCCGGGCGCGAATTCGGCATCAAGCCGCGTCCCGTCTACCCCTTCGCCGTCAGCAACGCCTTCGCGAAGAATCCGAAAACGCTTCTGAAGAAGTTTACGAAAAAGCTGGAACACGGCGCGCTCGGCATCATCACCCAGCCGGTATTCGATACGCAAAACGCTCTGGAGCTGCTCGAACACTTCGAAGAGGCGAAAAAGATGAGCGGCAACAGAAAAGGAACGCTCATCCTGGGGATCTTCCCGATCACACGACTCAGAACGGCCCAGTTTCTCGCATCGCATGTCCCGGGCATCCATGTTCCGAAAAACTGGATCGATACACTCTACGATGCCCATGCGAAAGGTGAAAAAGAGGAAGAAAAAAGAGGCCTGGCGTTGAGCCGGGAGCTTTTCGAAGCGATCAAATCGATCCATCCGAAAATCCATATGATGACCGCCAACCGATTTTCATTGGCGAAAGAGTTGTTGACGCCCTGA
- the serB gene encoding phosphoserine phosphatase SerB yields the protein MKLAVFDFDSTLMDGETIDFLAEPLGLKEKVAIITERAMRGELDFFESLTTRVQLLEGLAVETVDTICQNLPFMPGAEETITELKNFGYKVVVFSGGFRNATRHAREILGFDADFSNVLHAKDGQLTGLVGGDMMFDFSKGDMLERLQALLGVTPKETLVVGDGANDRSMFAHAETRIAFCAKEILKKEANIVIDKKDLTQILAHVS from the coding sequence ATGAAACTAGCCGTATTCGATTTCGATTCGACTCTGATGGATGGAGAGACGATCGACTTTCTGGCCGAACCGTTGGGGCTCAAGGAGAAGGTGGCGATCATCACCGAGCGGGCGATGCGCGGGGAACTCGACTTCTTCGAAAGCCTCACGACGCGTGTGCAGCTGCTCGAGGGCCTCGCTGTCGAGACGGTCGATACGATCTGCCAAAATCTTCCCTTTATGCCGGGCGCCGAAGAGACGATCACCGAGCTGAAAAATTTCGGTTACAAGGTGGTGGTTTTCAGCGGCGGTTTTCGAAACGCCACGCGCCACGCCAGGGAGATTCTGGGGTTCGACGCCGACTTTTCCAATGTCCTGCACGCCAAGGATGGACAGCTGACGGGACTTGTAGGCGGCGATATGATGTTCGATTTCTCCAAAGGCGATATGCTGGAGCGCCTGCAGGCGCTTCTGGGTGTCACACCCAAAGAGACGCTCGTCGTCGGCGACGGCGCCAACGACCGCAGTATGTTCGCTCACGCCGAGACGCGTATCGCCTTCTGTGCCAAAGAGATTTTGAAAAAAGAGGCGAATATCGTTATCGATAAAAAAGATCTGACACAGATTTTGGCGCATGTCTCTTAG
- a CDS encoding ABC transporter ATP-binding protein, whose translation MSLSLGSVFQTIKGYKRPLVAGNIVAILATLVSVPTPLLIPVLVDEVLLHKSDTLTHWLDTHIVPMDTFGYVVTVLLATVVLRFLYTALSILQTKIFMQISKDVTYRIRVDALGHLERISMKAYETSRSGSIAAKLVTDVETIDTFIASTVSRLIISVLSLIGIAGVLFWIHWGLALFIIVLNPLVITFTTKLARKVSKLKKEENRAIDAFQSALTETLDLFGQIRASNQEREFFSKLTDKARHIRERSIAFGWKSDAASRISYLTFLAGYEVFRAASILAVAFSDLSIGMMLAVFGYLWYMVTPVQDILGIQYALHNARAAVARINEVFEMPTEPDYPHRANPFTAERVGVKLESVSFGYSPEIPVLSDIHFEAKPSQRVALVGASGSGKTTLAQLIVGFYPIDGGRVLFNGVDVREIGLDVVREHVNLVLQSPKLFNDTIRFNITLGREVPESLIWKALDMAQMKAVIESFEEGLDTVVGRDGIKLSGGQRQRIAIARMIVAEPKIAILDESTSALDVHTEAHLYEALEPFFSSRTTIMIAHRLSTIRKADYIYVLEKGHIVEEGTHEELLKKEGVYMGYIKQSGDCHGVV comes from the coding sequence ATGTCTCTTAGCCTCGGCTCCGTTTTTCAGACGATCAAGGGGTACAAGCGGCCCCTGGTCGCCGGAAACATCGTAGCGATCCTCGCGACGCTCGTCAGCGTGCCGACGCCGCTGCTGATTCCGGTGCTGGTCGATGAAGTGCTTCTGCACAAAAGCGATACACTGACACATTGGCTCGATACCCATATCGTGCCGATGGATACTTTCGGCTATGTCGTTACGGTGTTGCTCGCCACCGTCGTGCTTCGCTTTCTCTACACCGCACTCAGTATTCTGCAGACGAAGATCTTTATGCAGATCTCCAAAGATGTCACCTACCGCATTCGTGTCGATGCGCTCGGACACCTCGAGCGGATCTCGATGAAGGCGTACGAGACATCCCGATCGGGATCGATCGCGGCGAAGCTGGTGACCGACGTCGAGACGATCGACACTTTCATCGCCTCGACGGTGAGCCGGCTGATCATCTCGGTTCTGTCGCTTATCGGCATCGCAGGTGTGCTCTTTTGGATCCACTGGGGACTGGCACTTTTCATTATCGTTCTCAATCCGCTGGTCATCACCTTTACGACGAAGCTGGCGCGAAAGGTGTCGAAACTGAAAAAAGAGGAGAACCGTGCCATCGATGCCTTTCAGTCGGCTTTGACGGAGACATTGGATCTTTTCGGACAGATCAGAGCGTCCAATCAGGAGCGGGAATTTTTTTCCAAGTTGACCGACAAAGCGCGCCACATCCGGGAACGGAGCATCGCGTTTGGATGGAAAAGCGACGCTGCGAGCCGCATCTCCTACCTCACTTTTCTGGCCGGCTACGAAGTGTTCCGCGCCGCGAGTATTTTGGCTGTCGCCTTTTCGGATCTCAGCATCGGGATGATGCTGGCGGTGTTCGGTTACCTGTGGTACATGGTGACGCCGGTGCAGGACATTCTGGGAATCCAGTATGCGTTGCACAACGCCAGGGCGGCGGTGGCACGCATCAACGAGGTTTTCGAAATGCCGACCGAACCCGACTATCCGCACAGGGCCAATCCGTTCACCGCCGAACGGGTCGGCGTGAAGCTGGAGAGTGTCAGTTTCGGCTACTCCCCCGAAATACCGGTGTTGTCCGATATCCATTTCGAAGCCAAACCGTCGCAACGGGTCGCGCTGGTCGGAGCCAGCGGGTCGGGGAAGACGACGCTGGCACAGCTGATCGTCGGCTTCTATCCGATCGACGGCGGGCGGGTGCTTTTCAACGGTGTGGACGTACGGGAAATCGGGCTCGACGTGGTGCGCGAACATGTGAATCTCGTGTTGCAGAGCCCCAAACTTTTCAACGATACGATCCGCTTCAACATAACGCTCGGGCGCGAGGTGCCGGAATCTCTCATCTGGAAGGCGCTCGATATGGCGCAGATGAAAGCGGTGATCGAAAGTTTCGAGGAAGGGCTCGACACGGTCGTCGGGCGCGACGGCATCAAACTCTCCGGCGGACAGCGGCAGCGCATCGCGATCGCACGGATGATCGTCGCCGAACCGAAAATCGCCATTCTCGACGAGTCGACGTCGGCATTGGACGTCCATACAGAAGCACACCTCTACGAAGCGCTGGAACCCTTTTTCTCCAGTCGTACGACGATCATGATCGCCCACCGGCTCAGTACGATTCGCAAAGCGGATTATATTTACGTCCTGGAAAAGGGGCATATCGTCGAAGAGGGGACACACGAAGAACTTTTAAAAAAGGAGGGGGTATATATGGGATACATCAAACAGTCGGGGGATTGTCATGGAGTGGTTTGA
- a CDS encoding undecaprenyl-diphosphate phosphatase, with the protein MEWFDALILGIVEGVTEFLPVSSTGHLILASKLMGIEQTEVHKTFEVVIQLGSILAVIFAFKEKIFHSIELWKRLIVGFIPTAVLGLTLYKIIKSLFAPETVAYMLIVGGIIFVVVELFYKEKEHHVAHVEEVSYRQAFLIGLFQSLAMVPGTSRSGATIIGGLLIGLKRKTATEFSFLLAVPTMLAATAYDILKHHSEFDFSDAQALGVGFVTAFVVALMIIKWFLAFIKKHTFIPFGIYRIIVGLFFLGVIL; encoded by the coding sequence ATGGAGTGGTTTGACGCGTTGATTCTAGGCATCGTCGAGGGAGTGACCGAGTTTCTTCCGGTCTCGTCGACGGGACACCTCATTTTGGCTTCGAAACTGATGGGTATCGAACAGACGGAGGTGCATAAAACGTTCGAGGTGGTGATCCAGCTCGGTTCCATCCTGGCGGTCATCTTCGCCTTCAAAGAGAAGATTTTTCACAGTATCGAACTCTGGAAACGCCTCATCGTGGGTTTCATTCCGACGGCGGTACTGGGCTTGACGCTCTACAAGATCATCAAGTCGCTCTTCGCGCCCGAGACGGTGGCGTATATGCTGATCGTCGGCGGGATTATCTTCGTCGTCGTGGAGCTTTTCTACAAAGAGAAGGAGCACCATGTCGCCCACGTGGAGGAGGTGAGTTACAGACAGGCTTTTCTCATCGGGCTTTTTCAGTCGCTGGCGATGGTACCGGGAACGTCACGCTCGGGTGCGACGATTATCGGTGGGCTTTTGATCGGCCTCAAGCGTAAGACGGCGACGGAATTCAGCTTTCTGCTGGCGGTACCGACGATGCTGGCGGCGACGGCCTACGACATTCTCAAGCACCACAGCGAATTCGATTTTTCCGATGCACAGGCTCTCGGAGTCGGGTTCGTGACGGCGTTTGTCGTGGCGCTTATGATCATCAAATGGTTTTTGGCCTTCATCAAAAAGCACACCTTCATCCCTTTCGGAATCTACCGTATAATTGTCGGACTTTTCTTTCTTGGAGTGATTTTATGA
- a CDS encoding tetratricopeptide repeat protein yields MSKYFDMASKLYQEGDKVSAFNAFLELAIDGDVDAQAMVGYMLENGEGVEANLAEAVGWYKKAADQGHHIAHFNLGQILRSGKAGAVDETAAFNHFMKAAHAGNVHAMFEAAQMLEYGAGTQKSVERAASWYETAAKYGHTEAQNCIGAMYQEGEGVPQDYVKAFDWYEKAAIAGHARAMYNLGMLYDKGWGVERDSEKALEWCRKAAHAGHEKARNIIRRLQEEGKIVF; encoded by the coding sequence ATGAGCAAATATTTCGATATGGCATCGAAGCTTTATCAAGAGGGCGACAAGGTTTCGGCATTCAATGCCTTTTTGGAGCTTGCGATCGACGGCGATGTCGATGCGCAGGCGATGGTGGGCTACATGCTCGAAAACGGTGAAGGGGTCGAAGCGAATCTCGCGGAAGCGGTCGGCTGGTATAAAAAAGCGGCCGACCAGGGGCACCATATCGCCCACTTCAACCTCGGGCAGATACTTCGCAGCGGCAAAGCCGGTGCGGTGGACGAGACGGCAGCGTTCAACCATTTCATGAAAGCGGCCCATGCGGGCAACGTTCATGCGATGTTCGAGGCGGCACAGATGCTCGAGTACGGTGCCGGTACGCAAAAAAGTGTCGAACGCGCCGCGAGCTGGTATGAAACGGCGGCCAAATATGGCCATACCGAAGCGCAGAACTGCATCGGTGCGATGTATCAGGAGGGCGAGGGCGTGCCTCAGGATTACGTCAAAGCCTTCGACTGGTATGAAAAAGCGGCCATTGCGGGCCATGCCCGGGCCATGTACAACCTCGGTATGCTTTACGACAAAGGCTGGGGTGTGGAGCGCGACAGCGAAAAGGCGCTGGAGTGGTGCCGCAAAGCGGCGCATGCAGGGCACGAAAAGGCCCGAAACATCATACGCAGGCTCCAGGAAGAGGGAAAAATCGTTTTTTGA